The following proteins come from a genomic window of Larimichthys crocea isolate SSNF chromosome III, L_crocea_2.0, whole genome shotgun sequence:
- the zgc:123010 gene encoding hsp70-Hsp90 organizing protein isoform X2 — translation MVALMKFTRDICRLLGLGSGPPVQQQEEQMDCGAATADPSDDAPLSQDALNGEEDLSEEEKVRRRAERRKAKRKRRRKRKKQEQVKQNESTERDDEDEDGGGDSELDESESEAEAGAEQEKQTVQKEEEENEAAASQKYVTTPDVAPSGIKGHQKTQARSAEEEPEWDVSSAFFANAASHIKPKGSSRKSKENKENEARRESNGTDTMTKKSASLTEKGIKLVQEGQYTQAVSMFTEAIKCDPKDNRFFGNRSYCYYCLEQYPQALADAERSILLAPDWPKGHFRQGCALMGMQRYSEAEKAMEQVLKLDRDCDEAVNELFNCRVLQLMELGFEEGQSVLLLEKFSTVQAVLTSCSDVAKGSQDPSVVQPGPCPSLWVGNVTTELTEKHLWDLFKMYGEIESIRVLHERFCAFVNFKNANMAARAMEKLNGYCIENTRLVVRYPDRRTQRVLPIPLKTCLPVTQQAGATAGPRRRGPVNGDECYFWRTTGCHFGDKCRYKHIPDQKGKDRKPWQP, via the exons ATGGTTGCGCTCATGAAATTCACCAGAGATATATGCAGGCTGTTGGGACTCGGGAGcg GCCCCCCTgtccagcagcaggaggagcagatgGACTGTGGTGCCGCAACCGCTGACCCAAGTGATGATGCCCCTTTGTCACAG GATGCATTAAATGGAGAGGAGGATTtgagtgaggaggagaaggtcaGACGGAGGGCAGAGCGACGCAAAGCGAAGAGGAAG CGCCGTCGGAAACGTAAGAAGCAGGAGCAGGTTAAGCAAAACGAGAGCACCGAACGG gatgatgaagatgaggatggaGGGGGAGATTCTGAACTGGATGAGAGCGAGTCAGAAGCAGAAGCCGGCGCTGAACAGGAGAAACAGACAgtgcagaaagaggaggaggaaaatgaggCAGCTGCCTCACAGAAATACGTCACCACTCCAGACGTGGCTCCTTCGGGAATCAAGGGACATCAGAAGACCCAAGCCAGATCCGCTGAAGAA GAGCCTGAGTGGGACGTGAGCAGTGCCTTCTTTGCTAATGCTGCTAGCCATATCAAACCCAAAGGATCAAGTCGCAAGTCCAAAGAGAACAAGGAGAATGAGGCCAGGAGAGAG TCCAACGGAACTGACACCATGACCAAGAAAAGTGCATCACTGACAG AAAAGGGGATAAAGCTGGTGCAAGAAGGGCAGTACACCCAAGCAGTCAGTATGTTTACAGAAGCCATCAAATGTGATCCAAAGGATAACAG GTTCTTCGGGAATCGTTCCTATTGCTATTACTGCCTGGAGCAGTACCCTCAGGCCCTGGCAGACGCTGAACGCTCCATTCTGCTAGCTCCAGACTGGCCCAAAGGACACTTCCGCCAGGGCTGTGCTCTCATGGGCATGCAG cgGTACAGTGAGGCAGAGAAGGCTATGGAGCAGGTGCTAAAACTGGACAGAGACTGTGACGAGGCTGTTAATGAACTGTTTAACTGCCGAGTGCTGCAGTTGATG GAGCTTGGTTTTGAAGAAGGACAAAGTGTCCTGCTGCTGGAGAAATTTTCAACTGTGCAGGCTGTTCTGACATCTTGTTCTGATGTTGCCAAGG gGAGCCAAGATCCATCAGTTGTGCAACCAGG CCCTTGTCCATCGCTGTGGGTGGGAAATGTGacgactgagctaactgagAAACACCTAtgggacctttttaaaat GTATGGCGAGATAGAGAGTATCCGTGTGCTGCATGAGAGATTCTGTGCCTTCGTCAACTTCAAGAATGCAAACATGGCTGCTCGTGCCATGGAGAAACTTAAT GGTTATTGTATTGAGAACACACGTTTAGTGGTGCGCTATCCTGACCGTCGCACTCAGAGGGTCCTTCCCATTCCACTTAAGACCTGTCTTCCTGTCACACAGCAGGCAGGGGCAACTGCTGG ACCGCGACGACGTGGCCCAGTGAACGGAGATGAGTGTTACTTCTGGAGAACCACCGGCTGCCATTTTGGTGACAAATGTCGCTACAAACACATTCCTGATCAGAAAGGCAAGGACAGGAAACCTTGGCAGCCTTGA
- the zgc:123010 gene encoding hsp70-Hsp90 organizing protein isoform X1 produces the protein MVALMKFTRDICRLLGLGSGPPVQQQEEQMDCGAATADPSDDAPLSQDALNGEEDLSEEEKVRRRAERRKAKRKRRRKRKKQEQVKQNESTERDDEDEDGGGDSELDESESEAEAGAEQEKQTVQKEEEENEAAASQKYVTTPDVAPSGIKGHQKTQARSAEEEPEWDVSSAFFANAASHIKPKGSSRKSKENKENEARRESNGTDTMTKKSASLTEKGIKLVQEGQYTQAVSMFTEAIKCDPKDNRFFGNRSYCYYCLEQYPQALADAERSILLAPDWPKGHFRQGCALMGMQRYSEAEKAMEQVLKLDRDCDEAVNELFNCRVLQLMELGFEEGQSVLLLEKFSTVQAVLTSCSDVAKGSQDPSVVQPGSPCPSLWVGNVTTELTEKHLWDLFKMYGEIESIRVLHERFCAFVNFKNANMAARAMEKLNGYCIENTRLVVRYPDRRTQRVLPIPLKTCLPVTQQAGATAGPRRRGPVNGDECYFWRTTGCHFGDKCRYKHIPDQKGKDRKPWQP, from the exons ATGGTTGCGCTCATGAAATTCACCAGAGATATATGCAGGCTGTTGGGACTCGGGAGcg GCCCCCCTgtccagcagcaggaggagcagatgGACTGTGGTGCCGCAACCGCTGACCCAAGTGATGATGCCCCTTTGTCACAG GATGCATTAAATGGAGAGGAGGATTtgagtgaggaggagaaggtcaGACGGAGGGCAGAGCGACGCAAAGCGAAGAGGAAG CGCCGTCGGAAACGTAAGAAGCAGGAGCAGGTTAAGCAAAACGAGAGCACCGAACGG gatgatgaagatgaggatggaGGGGGAGATTCTGAACTGGATGAGAGCGAGTCAGAAGCAGAAGCCGGCGCTGAACAGGAGAAACAGACAgtgcagaaagaggaggaggaaaatgaggCAGCTGCCTCACAGAAATACGTCACCACTCCAGACGTGGCTCCTTCGGGAATCAAGGGACATCAGAAGACCCAAGCCAGATCCGCTGAAGAA GAGCCTGAGTGGGACGTGAGCAGTGCCTTCTTTGCTAATGCTGCTAGCCATATCAAACCCAAAGGATCAAGTCGCAAGTCCAAAGAGAACAAGGAGAATGAGGCCAGGAGAGAG TCCAACGGAACTGACACCATGACCAAGAAAAGTGCATCACTGACAG AAAAGGGGATAAAGCTGGTGCAAGAAGGGCAGTACACCCAAGCAGTCAGTATGTTTACAGAAGCCATCAAATGTGATCCAAAGGATAACAG GTTCTTCGGGAATCGTTCCTATTGCTATTACTGCCTGGAGCAGTACCCTCAGGCCCTGGCAGACGCTGAACGCTCCATTCTGCTAGCTCCAGACTGGCCCAAAGGACACTTCCGCCAGGGCTGTGCTCTCATGGGCATGCAG cgGTACAGTGAGGCAGAGAAGGCTATGGAGCAGGTGCTAAAACTGGACAGAGACTGTGACGAGGCTGTTAATGAACTGTTTAACTGCCGAGTGCTGCAGTTGATG GAGCTTGGTTTTGAAGAAGGACAAAGTGTCCTGCTGCTGGAGAAATTTTCAACTGTGCAGGCTGTTCTGACATCTTGTTCTGATGTTGCCAAGG gGAGCCAAGATCCATCAGTTGTGCAACCAGG AAGCCCTTGTCCATCGCTGTGGGTGGGAAATGTGacgactgagctaactgagAAACACCTAtgggacctttttaaaat GTATGGCGAGATAGAGAGTATCCGTGTGCTGCATGAGAGATTCTGTGCCTTCGTCAACTTCAAGAATGCAAACATGGCTGCTCGTGCCATGGAGAAACTTAAT GGTTATTGTATTGAGAACACACGTTTAGTGGTGCGCTATCCTGACCGTCGCACTCAGAGGGTCCTTCCCATTCCACTTAAGACCTGTCTTCCTGTCACACAGCAGGCAGGGGCAACTGCTGG ACCGCGACGACGTGGCCCAGTGAACGGAGATGAGTGTTACTTCTGGAGAACCACCGGCTGCCATTTTGGTGACAAATGTCGCTACAAACACATTCCTGATCAGAAAGGCAAGGACAGGAAACCTTGGCAGCCTTGA
- the zgc:123010 gene encoding tetratricopeptide repeat protein 31 isoform X4 → MVALMKFTRDICRLLGLGSGPPVQQQEEQMDCGAATADPSDDAPLSQDALNGEEDLSEEEKVRRRAERRKAKRKRRRKRKKQEQVKQNESTERDDEDEDGGGDSELDESESEAEAGAEQEKQTVQKEEEENEAAASQKYVTTPDVAPSGIKGHQKTQARSAEEEPEWDVSSAFFANAASHIKPKGSSRKSKENKENEARRESNGTDTMTKKSASLTEKGIKLVQEGQYTQAVSMFTEAIKCDPKDNRFFGNRSYCYYCLEQYPQALADAERSILLAPDWPKGHFRQGCALMGMQRYSEAEKAMEQVLKLDRDCDEAVNELFNCRVLQLMELGFEEGQSVLLLEKFSTVQAVLTSCSDVAKGSQDPSVVQPGSPCPSLWVGNVTTELTEKHLWDLFKMYGEIESIRVLHERFCAFVNFKNANMAARAMEKLNTATTWPSERR, encoded by the exons ATGGTTGCGCTCATGAAATTCACCAGAGATATATGCAGGCTGTTGGGACTCGGGAGcg GCCCCCCTgtccagcagcaggaggagcagatgGACTGTGGTGCCGCAACCGCTGACCCAAGTGATGATGCCCCTTTGTCACAG GATGCATTAAATGGAGAGGAGGATTtgagtgaggaggagaaggtcaGACGGAGGGCAGAGCGACGCAAAGCGAAGAGGAAG CGCCGTCGGAAACGTAAGAAGCAGGAGCAGGTTAAGCAAAACGAGAGCACCGAACGG gatgatgaagatgaggatggaGGGGGAGATTCTGAACTGGATGAGAGCGAGTCAGAAGCAGAAGCCGGCGCTGAACAGGAGAAACAGACAgtgcagaaagaggaggaggaaaatgaggCAGCTGCCTCACAGAAATACGTCACCACTCCAGACGTGGCTCCTTCGGGAATCAAGGGACATCAGAAGACCCAAGCCAGATCCGCTGAAGAA GAGCCTGAGTGGGACGTGAGCAGTGCCTTCTTTGCTAATGCTGCTAGCCATATCAAACCCAAAGGATCAAGTCGCAAGTCCAAAGAGAACAAGGAGAATGAGGCCAGGAGAGAG TCCAACGGAACTGACACCATGACCAAGAAAAGTGCATCACTGACAG AAAAGGGGATAAAGCTGGTGCAAGAAGGGCAGTACACCCAAGCAGTCAGTATGTTTACAGAAGCCATCAAATGTGATCCAAAGGATAACAG GTTCTTCGGGAATCGTTCCTATTGCTATTACTGCCTGGAGCAGTACCCTCAGGCCCTGGCAGACGCTGAACGCTCCATTCTGCTAGCTCCAGACTGGCCCAAAGGACACTTCCGCCAGGGCTGTGCTCTCATGGGCATGCAG cgGTACAGTGAGGCAGAGAAGGCTATGGAGCAGGTGCTAAAACTGGACAGAGACTGTGACGAGGCTGTTAATGAACTGTTTAACTGCCGAGTGCTGCAGTTGATG GAGCTTGGTTTTGAAGAAGGACAAAGTGTCCTGCTGCTGGAGAAATTTTCAACTGTGCAGGCTGTTCTGACATCTTGTTCTGATGTTGCCAAGG gGAGCCAAGATCCATCAGTTGTGCAACCAGG AAGCCCTTGTCCATCGCTGTGGGTGGGAAATGTGacgactgagctaactgagAAACACCTAtgggacctttttaaaat GTATGGCGAGATAGAGAGTATCCGTGTGCTGCATGAGAGATTCTGTGCCTTCGTCAACTTCAAGAATGCAAACATGGCTGCTCGTGCCATGGAGAAACTTAAT ACCGCGACGACGTGGCCCAGTGAACGGAGATGA
- the zgc:123010 gene encoding hsp70-Hsp90 organizing protein 2 isoform X3, with amino-acid sequence MITMLQIGVAELGPPVQQQEEQMDCGAATADPSDDAPLSQDALNGEEDLSEEEKVRRRAERRKAKRKRRRKRKKQEQVKQNESTERDDEDEDGGGDSELDESESEAEAGAEQEKQTVQKEEEENEAAASQKYVTTPDVAPSGIKGHQKTQARSAEEEPEWDVSSAFFANAASHIKPKGSSRKSKENKENEARRESNGTDTMTKKSASLTEKGIKLVQEGQYTQAVSMFTEAIKCDPKDNRFFGNRSYCYYCLEQYPQALADAERSILLAPDWPKGHFRQGCALMGMQRYSEAEKAMEQVLKLDRDCDEAVNELFNCRVLQLMELGFEEGQSVLLLEKFSTVQAVLTSCSDVAKGSQDPSVVQPGSPCPSLWVGNVTTELTEKHLWDLFKMYGEIESIRVLHERFCAFVNFKNANMAARAMEKLNGYCIENTRLVVRYPDRRTQRVLPIPLKTCLPVTQQAGATAGPRRRGPVNGDECYFWRTTGCHFGDKCRYKHIPDQKGKDRKPWQP; translated from the exons ATGATCACAATGCTTCAGATAGGTGTAGCCGAGCTCG GCCCCCCTgtccagcagcaggaggagcagatgGACTGTGGTGCCGCAACCGCTGACCCAAGTGATGATGCCCCTTTGTCACAG GATGCATTAAATGGAGAGGAGGATTtgagtgaggaggagaaggtcaGACGGAGGGCAGAGCGACGCAAAGCGAAGAGGAAG CGCCGTCGGAAACGTAAGAAGCAGGAGCAGGTTAAGCAAAACGAGAGCACCGAACGG gatgatgaagatgaggatggaGGGGGAGATTCTGAACTGGATGAGAGCGAGTCAGAAGCAGAAGCCGGCGCTGAACAGGAGAAACAGACAgtgcagaaagaggaggaggaaaatgaggCAGCTGCCTCACAGAAATACGTCACCACTCCAGACGTGGCTCCTTCGGGAATCAAGGGACATCAGAAGACCCAAGCCAGATCCGCTGAAGAA GAGCCTGAGTGGGACGTGAGCAGTGCCTTCTTTGCTAATGCTGCTAGCCATATCAAACCCAAAGGATCAAGTCGCAAGTCCAAAGAGAACAAGGAGAATGAGGCCAGGAGAGAG TCCAACGGAACTGACACCATGACCAAGAAAAGTGCATCACTGACAG AAAAGGGGATAAAGCTGGTGCAAGAAGGGCAGTACACCCAAGCAGTCAGTATGTTTACAGAAGCCATCAAATGTGATCCAAAGGATAACAG GTTCTTCGGGAATCGTTCCTATTGCTATTACTGCCTGGAGCAGTACCCTCAGGCCCTGGCAGACGCTGAACGCTCCATTCTGCTAGCTCCAGACTGGCCCAAAGGACACTTCCGCCAGGGCTGTGCTCTCATGGGCATGCAG cgGTACAGTGAGGCAGAGAAGGCTATGGAGCAGGTGCTAAAACTGGACAGAGACTGTGACGAGGCTGTTAATGAACTGTTTAACTGCCGAGTGCTGCAGTTGATG GAGCTTGGTTTTGAAGAAGGACAAAGTGTCCTGCTGCTGGAGAAATTTTCAACTGTGCAGGCTGTTCTGACATCTTGTTCTGATGTTGCCAAGG gGAGCCAAGATCCATCAGTTGTGCAACCAGG AAGCCCTTGTCCATCGCTGTGGGTGGGAAATGTGacgactgagctaactgagAAACACCTAtgggacctttttaaaat GTATGGCGAGATAGAGAGTATCCGTGTGCTGCATGAGAGATTCTGTGCCTTCGTCAACTTCAAGAATGCAAACATGGCTGCTCGTGCCATGGAGAAACTTAAT GGTTATTGTATTGAGAACACACGTTTAGTGGTGCGCTATCCTGACCGTCGCACTCAGAGGGTCCTTCCCATTCCACTTAAGACCTGTCTTCCTGTCACACAGCAGGCAGGGGCAACTGCTGG ACCGCGACGACGTGGCCCAGTGAACGGAGATGAGTGTTACTTCTGGAGAACCACCGGCTGCCATTTTGGTGACAAATGTCGCTACAAACACATTCCTGATCAGAAAGGCAAGGACAGGAAACCTTGGCAGCCTTGA